A single region of the Triticum dicoccoides isolate Atlit2015 ecotype Zavitan chromosome 2B, WEW_v2.0, whole genome shotgun sequence genome encodes:
- the LOC119364960 gene encoding probable metal-nicotianamine transporter YSL13, translating to MATAMQHAAGSNAAAADDVEMVEASELRRRNKPRVDGEGGGGGAVAAAEEDEAPSVERAFADQRVPSWREQLTVRAFVASFFLATMFSVIVMKLNLTVGIIPSLNVSAGLLSFFFVRLWTAAMEKVGLLRQPFTRQENTVIQTCVVAAYGISFSGGFGNYLLAMSDRIASQADEANNPQNIKNPHLGWIIGFLLLVSFIGLFGLVPLRKIMIIDYKLTYPSGTATAYLINGFHTPHGAKIAVKQVKKLGLFFVLSFFWGFFQWFYTATDTCGFNQFPSLGLQAYQNRFYFDFSPTYVGVGMICPHIVNVSVLLGGILSWGIMWPLIAKKRGIWFSADLADTSLHGMQGYRVFIAIALILGDGLYNFLKMLILTAWSLRSQHKKSSASTLPISDDEPSNSTAAISYDEERRNELFLKDQIPWYIAYGGYAAVAAVSIGTVPQIFPQLKWYQILVAYIVAPILAFCNAYGTGLTDWSLVTTYGKLAIFAFGAWTGASHGGVLAGLAACGVMMSIVSTAADLMQDFKTGYLTLASPRSMFISQVIGTAMGCVIAPCVFWLFYKAFDNIGISGTEYPAPNAAIFRSMAILGVDGFSSLPKNCLTLCYIFFVGAIVVNLIRDLVPKKVSNFIPIPMAMAIPFYIGSYFAIDMFIGTVILFVWQRLDRAKSETFAPAVASGLICGDGLWVLPQSVLALAKVKPPICMKFLSRGMNDKVDAFITTLS from the exons ATGGCCACCGCCATGCAGCACGCCGCCGGCTCGAACGCGGCCGCGGCTGACGACGTGGAGATGGTGGAGGCGAGCGAACTCCGGCGGCGGAACAAGCCGCGCGTCGAcggggagggcggcggcgggggcgccgTCGCCGCTGCGGAGGAGGACGAGGCGCCGTCCGTGGAGCGCGCGTTCGCGGACCAGCGCGTGCCGTCGTGGCGGGAGCAGCTCACGGTGCGAGCCTTCGTGGCGAGCTTCTTCCTGGCCACcatgttcagcgtcatcgtcatgaAGCTCAACCTCACCGTCGGCATCATCCCCTCCCTCAACGTCTCCGCCGGCCTCCTCAGCTTCTTCTTTGTCCGCCTCTGGACGGCCGCCATGGAGAAGGTCGGCCTCCTCAGGCAGCCCTTCACCCGGCAGGAGAACACCGTCATCCAGACCTGCGTCGTCGCCGCCTACGGCATCTCCTTCAGCG GTGGCTTTGGTAACTACCTACTGGCCATGAGTGATAGAATCGCTTCCCAGGCAGATGAGGCAAATAACCCTCAAAATATCAAGAATCCGCATCTTGGATGGATAATTGGTTTCCTCCTCCTTGTCAGCTTCATTGGGCTCTTTGGTCTAGTTCCTCTGAGGAAG ATCATGATCATCGACTACAAGCTGACCTATCCAAGCGGCACTGCAACGGCCTATCTCATAAACGGCTTTCACACGCCCCATGGTGCCAAGATTGCAGT GAAGCAAGTAAAGAAACTGGGCTTATTCTTCGTGCTCAGCTTCTTCTGGGGTTTCTTTCAGTGGTTCTACACAGCCACCGATACTTGTGGATTCAACCAATTCCCATCATTAGGGTTGCAAGCTTACCAAAACAG GTTTTACTTTGACTTCTCTCCTACCTATGTCGGAGTTGGAATGATTTGCCCACATATTGTGAATGTATCTGTTCTCCTTGGAGGCATCCTGTCATGGGGAATAATGTGGCCTCTCATAGCCAAGAAAAGGGGTATTTGGTTCTCTGCCGATCTTGCTGATACTAGTCTTCATGGAATGCAAGGTTACCGG gtGTTCATAGCCATTGCCTTGATTCTCGGTGATGGCCTCTACAACTTTCTCAAGATGCTCATTCTCACAGCCTGGTCACTAAGATCTCAACACAAGAAGAGTAGCGCTAGTACACTTCCAATCTCTGATGATGAACCAAGTAACAGTACTGCAGCTATATCATACGATGAGGAGCGACGCAATGAACTCTTTCTAAAGGATCAAATCCCCTGGTACATTGCATATGGAGGCTATGCTGCTGTTGCCGCCGTATCTATTGGCACTGTCCCGCAGATATTCCCTCAGCTGAAGTGGTACCAAATATTGGTAGCCTATATCGTAGCACCGATACTTGCCTTCTGCAATGCCTATGGAACTGGCCTCACTGATTGGTCTCTCGTTACAACTTATGGAAAGCTCGCAATCTTTGCTTTCGGTGCATGGACAGGTGCTTCACATGGAGGTGTTCTTGCAGGTCTGGCTGCCTGTGGTGTGATGATGAGCATTGTTTCTACTGCTGCTGATCTGATGCAGGACTTCAAAACAGGATACCTGACACTGGCCTCACCAAGGTCAATGTTCATCAGCCAAGTCATAGGCACTGCAATGGGTTGCGTAATTGCTCCCTGTGTTTTCTGGCTTTTTTACAAGGCCTTTGATAATATTGGGATCAGTGGAACTGAGTACCCTGCACCAAATGCTGCCATTTTCCGCAGCATGGCAATATTAGGTGTCGATGGCTTCTCATCGCTACCAAAGAACTGCCTTACTCTCTGCTACATATTCTTTGTTGGAGCAATCGTTGTCAACTTGATAAGAGATCTTGTTCCCAAGAAGGTATCAAACTTCATACCAATCCCAATGGCGATGGCAATCCCATTCTACATAGGATCGTATTTCGCCATCGACATGTTCATCGGGACAGTGATCCTTTTTGTCTGGCAAAGGCTGGACAGAGCCAAATCGGAAACATTTGCACCTGCAGTTGCTTCCGGCTTGATTTGCGGCGATGGACTGTGGGTTCTGCCTCAGTCGGTGCTTGCTCTTGCCAAGGTGAAACCTCCAATCTGCATGAAGTTTCTGTCAAGAGGGATGAACGACAAGGTGGATGCTTTTATCACAACATTATCGTAG